A genomic segment from Actinomycetota bacterium encodes:
- a CDS encoding DUF501 domain-containing protein has protein sequence MIRPRPGGELRASDLVAVRQQLGREPSTPFTVVARCAAGGGHPLAIRNHPLDAEGRPFPTIYWLTCPDAVRAVSRVESEGWIGRLNERFESDAAFRTAVEDAHRAYAEERGRFADGAEAWGGVGGTRAGLKCLHAHYAYHLAGGEDPVGAWTAERVEPIHRERAGRVAAVDLGTNSIRLLVAEPSDDDFVELARDMVITRIGQGVDRTGRIDSVALERTVEVLARYCRRARALHAERIRVAATSAVRDASNRSDLETAVLANASSALEVIAGEREAALSFLGATGDLDRPPPFLVMDIGGGSTEFVVGSAAGRPEAATSTQMGSVRLTERLVRHDPPTPEELAALARAVDVVLEEVDRAVPASAAHTFVAVAGTATTVQAVALDLPRYDPEAIHRSTLTLEAAERVLHRLTRMTSAERAALPVMAPGREDVIVAGAIILVRSLHRWGFDRALVSERDILDGLVMDMLGGSGDPSLQG, from the coding sequence GTGATCCGGCCGCGGCCGGGAGGCGAGCTTCGGGCCTCGGACCTCGTCGCCGTTCGTCAGCAGCTCGGACGCGAGCCCAGCACCCCGTTCACGGTGGTGGCACGGTGCGCGGCCGGCGGCGGGCATCCGCTGGCCATCCGGAACCATCCGCTCGACGCCGAGGGCCGTCCGTTTCCCACCATCTACTGGCTGACGTGCCCGGACGCCGTGCGGGCGGTCTCCCGGGTGGAATCGGAGGGGTGGATCGGGCGCCTGAACGAGCGCTTCGAGTCGGACGCCGCGTTCCGCACCGCGGTCGAGGACGCGCATCGGGCCTACGCGGAGGAGCGGGGGCGGTTCGCCGACGGCGCCGAAGCGTGGGGCGGCGTGGGGGGCACGCGGGCGGGCCTGAAGTGCCTGCACGCGCACTACGCGTACCACCTGGCCGGTGGGGAGGATCCGGTGGGGGCATGGACGGCCGAGCGGGTCGAGCCCATCCACCGGGAGCGGGCGGGCCGCGTCGCGGCGGTCGACCTGGGCACGAACTCCATCCGACTGCTGGTGGCGGAGCCTTCGGACGACGACTTCGTGGAGCTGGCCCGGGACATGGTCATCACGCGCATCGGCCAGGGCGTCGACCGAACGGGGCGGATCGATTCCGTGGCGCTCGAGCGGACGGTCGAGGTGCTGGCGCGATACTGCCGGCGGGCGCGGGCCCTTCACGCGGAGCGCATTCGCGTCGCCGCCACCAGCGCCGTGCGGGACGCGTCGAACCGTTCCGACCTGGAGACTGCGGTCCTGGCGAACGCGAGCTCGGCCCTGGAGGTGATCGCCGGCGAGCGGGAGGCGGCGCTGTCCTTCCTGGGAGCCACCGGCGACCTGGACCGGCCGCCGCCGTTCCTGGTCATGGACATCGGCGGGGGGAGCACGGAGTTCGTGGTGGGCTCGGCCGCCGGTCGACCGGAGGCCGCCACCTCCACCCAGATGGGAAGCGTCCGGCTGACCGAGCGTCTGGTCCGCCACGACCCACCGACACCGGAGGAGCTGGCCGCACTGGCCCGGGCCGTCGACGTGGTGCTGGAAGAGGTCGACCGGGCGGTCCCGGCCTCCGCGGCGCACACCTTCGTTGCGGTCGCCGGCACCGCGACGACGGTCCAGGCCGTGGCCCTCGACCTTCCTCGCTACGACCCCGAGGCCATCCACCGCTCCACGCTGACGCTGGAGGCCGCCGAACGGGTGCTCCATCGGCTTACCCGGATGACCTCTGCGGAGCGGGCGGCGCTCCCGGTGATGGCGCCGGGCCGGGAGGACGTCATCGTGGCGGGCGCCATCATCCTGGTCCGGTCGCTCCACCGGTGGGGGTTCGACCGGGCCCTGGTGTCCGAGCGAGACATCCTGGATGGGCTGGTCATGGACATGTTGGGCGGTTCCGGGGACCCCTCCCTTCAGGGGTAG
- a CDS encoding S1 RNA-binding domain-containing protein, which produces MEGTVQRITPYGAFLQLEGGRIGLVHISEIDRNYVKDVREHLRESDVVQAKVLAIKEDGKIDLSIKALQDPQPRVERRRGSDPEFEQKLKRFMRQSEERQVDFRRSVDHKRK; this is translated from the coding sequence GTGGAGGGGACCGTTCAGCGCATCACCCCGTACGGGGCGTTCCTCCAACTGGAAGGCGGCCGGATCGGCCTGGTCCACATCTCGGAGATCGACCGGAACTACGTCAAGGACGTCCGGGAGCACCTCCGGGAGAGCGACGTGGTGCAGGCCAAGGTCCTGGCCATCAAGGAAGACGGCAAGATCGACCTCTCGATCAAGGCCCTTCAGGACCCCCAGCCGCGGGTGGAGCGGCGCCGGGGCTCGGACCCCGAGTTCGAGCAGAAGCTCAAGCGGTTCATGCGCCAGAGCGAGGAGCGCCAGGTGGACTTCCGGCGCTCCGTCGACCACAAGCGGAAGTAG